From the genome of Thermodesulforhabdaceae bacterium:
AATTCCACAATATTTCGTAACAGTTTTTCAGACGAAGCAAGTTTTCTGTTAGAAAGAGCCACAAAAGATCCAAGCTGAATAAATGGTATGGGCACCAGACTGCTGTATTTTATCCACGAAGCCCTGGGAGTGTCTTCAAATTGTTCCATGATTCTGGTGACTTTTCTGATCAGGGGAAGGAACTGAATCATGAGTCCGGTAACCAGGATGGTATCGCCATCTCTGGGGATTTTCAGATTTTTCCACCATCGGTTGATAGCTGAGGGCAAAACGGCAAAGGGATTACCGGTATTACCCACATTACGCCCGATTAAATCAACAATGACCCTTGGATCATACATGATTTTGTTTCCTCCAGAGATGAATCATATAACGGCGGAGCCCCATAATAAGTTCCCCCGGATCTGCGCCCCTGGGACAGGTATGAATACACAATCCGCAGTGGAGGCATCGCCAGAGTTCGTATGCTTTTTCTATGATTTTCCCTTTAGCCCCAAGTTGAGCGTAACGAATAATTTCTCTTGGGAAATGATCCGCTCCCAGCGGACAAACTGCCACACAGGTGCCACAGTTGAAACAATCGTATGCTTTGTCCAGTCCGAACCGTTCAAGTTCTTTCATGAAGGAGCAATCCACCGTTATTTGTTGTTCCAGCTTATTCTTGTCCATCATTTTGAACCACCCTGTAAGCAAAATAGGAGCCTCGTTTTTCATGTTCCACTACGACCCCATACTTTTTAAGAGAAGCCACCCACCAGAGAACTTCATGGGAAGGAATACCTGAAACTTCGGCAATTTCCGGCACGGTTTTAGACCCATCTTTTAATGCCGATTTGATAGCTGAAATTTTGCGACTCTGCTCTTTCACAAGTTCCTTCACCCGCTTAACAGTTTTTTCTCGCTCGAGCCTTACTCGTTTAATAGCTTCGGGTAAACTTTTCCTGCTCTGGTTTTCACTTTTCTTTTCCGTCATTGCCTGCTTCTCCCCTCTTTTCTACACCGCATCACTTGAAACAATCGCATCCACCATGGCTTCATACTGGTAAAGGGTGGCTCCTCTTACCTGAATCGCCCCCGTTGGGCATACCGCCACGCAGGCTCCACAACCAAGACAGAGTGCCGGAATTACACGAGCTTTACGCACAATCCTGCCGTCTCGCTCTTCTTCAACAAGTTCAATTGCCCCTTTTCTAAGACAGGCTTCCACACAGGCACCGGTTCCTTCGCACTTTTCTGGATCAACCTCTGCAACAAATGGATCGAGTTCTACATAGCCTTTACCAAGGAGGATAGCTGCCTTAGAAGCCGCAGCCGATGCGGCGTTGCAGGATTCCCCAACATCCATTGGCGCCTGACATGTTCCGGCTAAAAAGATACCCTCCGTGCGAAGTTCAACAGGACGAAGTTTCGGATGGACTTCCAGTAAAAATCTATCGGATCCCACGGGAAGTTTCATAAGATTTATGAGGTCGTTTATGTCGTTTGGTTCCATGCCAACGGCGAGCACAACCAGATCGGCAGGAATAGACACTTCTTCCCCAAAAGTCAGCGTATCTTTGACTCGAACAACTAGAGGCATTGGTGAAACATCCGACGGGCGTTCCACCACAGGAGGATCTTCCGGTTCAAATCTTATGAAAACCACCTTGTTGTGAGAAGCATTCCGATACAAATCTTCTTGCCAGCGACCGTAGGTCCGAATATCGCGGTAAAGCTCAAAAACCTTTGTCCCGGGATAACGCTCTCTAATCCTTAAAGCCGCATTAAGAGATGCTGAACAGCAAACTCGGGAGCAATACTCATTTAAGTATCCCCGTTCACCTTCATCGTGAACCCCTGGAATTTGACGACTCCCCACGCAGTGAATAATGACCATGCTTCTTATCGGGCGTCCTGATAAAAAGAGAGTCGATCCGCAGCCACAGCCGTTCCTGAGAATTTCAATAAGCTGGGGCAGAGTAATTACTTCCGGAAATTCACCATAGCCATATTCGCCCTTATAAGGCGTGTAAGGCTTAAATCCGGTTGCAAGAATAATGGCTCCCGTTTTGATTTTTTCCAGAGAATGCTCCCGAGATATTTTGCCGATAAGAACTCCTTTAGAAGGGACAGAGGTTACACATTCAGAAAGCTTGTTAAGATCCTTCCCAGGCGCACAGTATCCTGCCAAATCAGCCGGTGGAGTAATTTCAACTGTCAGGGAAAAATTCCCGACATAGCCATCAAATCCAATTACTCGAGCGCAGGTATAAACGGAGATGAGCGGGTGAGAAGCAATACTTCTGGCTAGCCTGAGAATCAAATCCGGGGCGGACTCCCCTGCAGGAGCAAGATGATCTAGCGAGGCGACTCGCCCCCCCAAGAATGGAGTTTTTTCGATAAGCGCTACGGCAATGCCCTGATTGGCAAGATCGAGAGCCGCCCTCATGCCGGCAACGCCCCCTCCTATGACGGTGGCATGAGCTGTCGCTTCGATCCGGATAGGTTCAAGCGGCTCAAGAAGCCTTGCCTTTTCGGTGGCGGCAGCTATGAGAGAAAAGGCTTTGCGAGTGGCTGCTTCGCCATGATGCACCCAGCTTACCTGTTCACGAATATTGGCATGCTCGTAAAGATATGGATTGACTCCGGCTTGAACTAACACGCTCCTGAAGGTCGCTTCGTGGAGGCTGGGAGAGCAAGAAGCTATCACCACTCTGTCGATTTTTCCTTCCTGCAAATCCTTTAGAATAAG
Proteins encoded in this window:
- a CDS encoding CoB--CoM heterodisulfide reductase iron-sulfur subunit A family protein, giving the protein MCERKDLPRVGVYICHCGGNISDHVDVEALRVRVKSLPGVTIARDHSFMCSDPGQELILKDLQEGKIDRVVIASCSPSLHEATFRSVLVQAGVNPYLYEHANIREQVSWVHHGEAATRKAFSLIAAATEKARLLEPLEPIRIEATAHATVIGGGVAGMRAALDLANQGIAVALIEKTPFLGGRVASLDHLAPAGESAPDLILRLARSIASHPLISVYTCARVIGFDGYVGNFSLTVEITPPADLAGYCAPGKDLNKLSECVTSVPSKGVLIGKISREHSLEKIKTGAIILATGFKPYTPYKGEYGYGEFPEVITLPQLIEILRNGCGCGSTLFLSGRPIRSMVIIHCVGSRQIPGVHDEGERGYLNEYCSRVCCSASLNAALRIRERYPGTKVFELYRDIRTYGRWQEDLYRNASHNKVVFIRFEPEDPPVVERPSDVSPMPLVVRVKDTLTFGEEVSIPADLVVLAVGMEPNDINDLINLMKLPVGSDRFLLEVHPKLRPVELRTEGIFLAGTCQAPMDVGESCNAASAAASKAAILLGKGYVELDPFVAEVDPEKCEGTGACVEACLRKGAIELVEEERDGRIVRKARVIPALCLGCGACVAVCPTGAIQVRGATLYQYEAMVDAIVSSDAV
- a CDS encoding 4Fe-4S dicluster domain-containing protein, which encodes MMDKNKLEQQITVDCSFMKELERFGLDKAYDCFNCGTCVAVCPLGADHFPREIIRYAQLGAKGKIIEKAYELWRCLHCGLCIHTCPRGADPGELIMGLRRYMIHLWRKQNHV